CGGGGGAACGGCCGGCTCGGTTTCGCCATTATTGGCGATTGCCGAAGACTTGCGCGCCCAGCCCGCCTTCGCCAAGGCTTCCCCCTTCGCTAAAGCTTCGGAGGACAAGTCGGCGGACAAGGGCGGATTGCGTCCAACGAAGTCCGTATCAACGGGCGAAGGTGGATTTGAATTTTTGTTTGTCGGCACTAAGGCCGGAATTGAAAAGCAAATGGTCAAAGATGCCGGTCTGCGCTATCGCGCCATTGCCGCCGGCAAATTGCGCCGTTATTTTGATTGGCGGAATTTTATCGATATTTTTAAGATCAAGCTCGCGTTTTGGCAGGCATTTTTTATAATTCTCAAAGAAAAGCCGGATTTGGTTTTGTCGGCCGGAAGTTTTGTGGCTGTTCCCGTGGTTTGGGCCGCCTGGCTTTTGCGCGTGCCGGTGATCGTTCATCAGCAAGATATCCGACCGGGTTTGGCTAATAAATTAATGGCGCCGTTAGCGCGCACTATCACCGTAACTTTTGAAAAATCTTTGAAAGATTACGGTGCGAGGGCAGTTTGGACAGGAAATCCAACTAGAACAAAGATCAAAGAACAAAGAACAGAAGGTAATTTTAATTTAAGTGGAGGCTTGCCAGTTGTTTTTGTAGTTGGCGGGGGGACGGGGGCGGAGGGGATAAACAAATTAGTCGAGCAAGGCTTGGAAAATTTGGTCACTTTTTGCCAGATCATCCATTCGACCGGGAAGGGGAAGATGATTGCCAAGCGGCACGATAATTATCACCCCTTTGAATTTTTAAACGCGGAGCAAATGGTCGCGGCGCTTTCTATCGCCGATTTAATCGTTTCCCGCGCCGGCTTGGGGGCGTTAACGGAAATTTCCGCTGCCGGAAAACCGGCGATCGTCATACCGATGCCCGATTCGCATCAGGAAGACAATGCCGCCTTGCTGGTCGAAAAAGATGCCGCCGTGGTTTTAAACCAGAAAATCTTGAATCAAGATTCTTTTGTTGCGGCTATCAAAGCTTTGTTGGATAATCAAGCGGAGAGAGAACGGTTGGGAAGAAATATTAAGTTGCTTTTTAAGGAAGGAGCAAACGGGGAAATAGTTAAATTGATTTTAAACATTTTGAATATCCAATAAAAAATATCCAATAACCAAAAAATATTAAAATATTAAATTATTTTTTAAAATATTGGTTATTTGATATCGGTTATTA
The sequence above is drawn from the Patescibacteria group bacterium genome and encodes:
- a CDS encoding UDP-N-acetylglucosamine--N-acetylmuramyl-(pentapeptide) pyrophosphoryl-undecaprenol N-acetylglucosamine transferase, whose product is MDRNIEKKTKKIIFTGGGTAGSVSPLLAIAEDLRAQPAFAKASPFAKASEDKSADKGGLRPTKSVSTGEGGFEFLFVGTKAGIEKQMVKDAGLRYRAIAAGKLRRYFDWRNFIDIFKIKLAFWQAFFIILKEKPDLVLSAGSFVAVPVVWAAWLLRVPVIVHQQDIRPGLANKLMAPLARTITVTFEKSLKDYGARAVWTGNPTRTKIKEQRTEGNFNLSGGLPVVFVVGGGTGAEGINKLVEQGLENLVTFCQIIHSTGKGKMIAKRHDNYHPFEFLNAEQMVAALSIADLIVSRAGLGALTEISAAGKPAIVIPMPDSHQEDNAALLVEKDAAVVLNQKILNQDSFVAAIKALLDNQAERERLGRNIKLLFKEGANGEIVKLILNILNIQ